TGGACAAAAATACTCCCCCTAAGGTAAAACAGATTTTTATTTTTTAATCTGTCTACCCTAGAGGGAGCATATCATTTAAGCACAGCCTCTCATTTTATTTCTTTTTAATTTTGCCGTCCCACTTTTTGAATCCACCCTTTAGATGGTAGAGGTTTTCACAGCCACGTTTCTTTTTCAAAATCGTTGCGGCTTGTTTACTTCTTGCCCCTGATTGGCAGTAAAGATAGACCGGTTGATCTGTACGAATTTCATTGAGACGCTGGCGGAGTTGCGACATCGGGATGTTGCGGGCACCTAGGATATGACCACCATCATATTCTCTTGGTTCACGTACATCTATAAGCTGAGCTTTACGATAACCTGTACGGAATTCTTCTGGGGTTAGATCTTGTAAATATTTTGGCTTGATAAAGCGTCTAGCAATTAAGAAAATCAGTACAGCAATTAGAATAATCCATAAAAAATCCATGAATGAACGAACACTCCTTTTACGACATCATCATTTCTATATAAATTATAATCATCATAGCCAGAATTAGCAAAGACTTTATAACTATAATGGATCGATCTTCGTTGTGCAAGTGCAGTTTTTTGACAGCCTGTTAACTTTTGTTAAACTAATGTTAGGATATACTTTTCAAAATGAGAGAAGAGGTTAGACATGAAAGAAACATGGCATTTTATTGACTCAGGGAATTGTTCGCCCGCTTATAATATGGCACTTGATGAGGCATTATTAGACTGGCACAGCAAAGGGAAAGTCCCACCTGTGATTCGCTTTTATGGCTGGGATCCGGCAACCCTATCGGTTGGCTATTTCCAAAAGGTAGAAAAAGAAATTAATATGGAGGCTGTGAAAAAGCATCACTTAGGGTTTGTTCGTCGCCCTACAGGAGGGAGAGGGGTGCTCCATGATCAAGAGTTAACCTACAGTGTGATTGTGTCCGAGGATCACCCGGAAATGCCCGCAAGCGTGACGGAAGCATATCGCGTAATTTCGCAAGGCATCCTTGAAGGGTTCCGTGAAGTGGGGTTAGATGCCTACTTTGCGATTCCAGAATCTAAAGAGGATCGTGAAGCACTTAAAAACCCTAGATCAGCTGTTTGTTTTGATGCCCCTTCTTGGTATGAGCTCGTTGTTGAAGGAAGAAAAGTGGCCGGCAGTGCACAAACGAGACAAAAGGGTGTGATTCTTCAGCATGGTTCAATTATTTTAGAGATTGATGAAGATAAACTATTTGATCTTTTTAACTACCCAAATGACCGGGTTCGTGAGCGCATGCAGCGTAATTTTAAAAATAAGGCGGTGGCCATTAACGCATTAAGAGAAAAGCCTCTTTCACTAGATGAAGCCCGTACGTGCTTTAAAAATGGATTTGAAAAAGGATTAGATATTGAACTTGTTCCTTATACGCTAACAAAAGAAGAAGAGGCGTTTGTTCAAAAGCTGGCAAAAGATCGTTACGAATCCGATGATTGGAATTATCGTAAATAAAAAGAGCTGTGGCAGTCCCAACCAGTGGGATCGTCACAGCATTTTTGTTAAAGAGCTTCAATAGATTCAGAAAAACAGCGTTGGAGATCTCTAGTGACTGGACCGACAGGGTATGTTTGTTGGATGGTTCCCTCAATAGAAATGATCGGGGTCACTTCATTACCTGTACTTGTCATAAATACTTCATCAGCGTTCTTTAGTTGTTCGAGCGTAAAAGGCTCTAGGACGACATCAATATGTAGCTCATCTACAAGTGATAAGACGAACTGACGTGTGATTCCATTTAAAATTAAATTTGTTGCTGGATGAGTATAAAGGACGCCATCCTTTATGATAAATATGTTCGATGATGAACCCTCAGTAACATCATTACCACGATGTAAAATTGCTTCATAGCATTGATTATCAGCAGCCTTTCTTTTCGCAAGGACATTTCCTAATAGGTTAATCGTTTTAATATCACATCGAAGCCAGCGAATATCTTCTGTAGTAAGGGCATGTACACCCTCTTTTTTTGCATGTCCATTCGCAGGCCATTCCTTACTAAATCCAGTTATAATCGGTGTGATTTCTGGATCGCGTTCATATAGGTGGTTCCGCGGGGAAATACCTCTTGTCATTTGGA
Above is a genomic segment from Desertibacillus haloalkaliphilus containing:
- a CDS encoding rhodanese-like domain-containing protein, which encodes MDFLWIILIAVLIFLIARRFIKPKYLQDLTPEEFRTGYRKAQLIDVREPREYDGGHILGARNIPMSQLRQRLNEIRTDQPVYLYCQSGARSKQAATILKKKRGCENLYHLKGGFKKWDGKIKKK
- a CDS encoding lipoate--protein ligase family protein, with product MKETWHFIDSGNCSPAYNMALDEALLDWHSKGKVPPVIRFYGWDPATLSVGYFQKVEKEINMEAVKKHHLGFVRRPTGGRGVLHDQELTYSVIVSEDHPEMPASVTEAYRVISQGILEGFREVGLDAYFAIPESKEDREALKNPRSAVCFDAPSWYELVVEGRKVAGSAQTRQKGVILQHGSIILEIDEDKLFDLFNYPNDRVRERMQRNFKNKAVAINALREKPLSLDEARTCFKNGFEKGLDIELVPYTLTKEEEAFVQKLAKDRYESDDWNYRK
- the dat gene encoding D-amino-acid transaminase, with translation MQYVLFNDQIVTRGEVTIDFEDRGYNFGDGIYEVISVYNQQPFLLTEHFERFFESAKKLDMAVPYQHETFYSLIRQLIEKNNVNCGLIYIQMTRGISPRNHLYERDPEITPIITGFSKEWPANGHAKKEGVHALTTEDIRWLRCDIKTINLLGNVLAKRKAADNQCYEAILHRGNDVTEGSSSNIFIIKDGVLYTHPATNLILNGITRQFVLSLVDELHIDVVLEPFTLEQLKNADEVFMTSTGNEVTPIISIEGTIQQTYPVGPVTRDLQRCFSESIEAL